In Cydia fagiglandana chromosome 3, ilCydFagi1.1, whole genome shotgun sequence, the following are encoded in one genomic region:
- the LOC134679857 gene encoding carbonyl reductase [NADPH] 1-like, translating to MSQKLAVVTGSNKGIGLAVVKALCKRFNGTVYLTSRDESRGKAAVAELNKLGLKPAYHQLDVIDRKSIERFRDHIKKNHGGIDILVNNAAVANSVELYNNYEECKYIVDINYKSLLTIQELLFPLIRDNGRIVNISSDCGHLSNIRNKYWIDRLSKKDLTVKDVNEFVDWFLEGVKNGTFNYDDIADGGTVAAYRVAKVGVSALTILQQKELEPRNISVNSMHPGLVRTDMTVGAGFYSTDEAAETPVYLALDAPQSLKGQYVWYDRKVLDWYDYKADWFFKTSTLKS from the exons ATGTCGCAAAAGCTAGCTGTTGTTACCGGCTCCAACAAGGGTATAGGACTAGCCGTGGTCAAGGCCCTCTGTAAGCGCTTCAATGGAACAGTCTACCTCACATCCAGGGACGAAAGCAGAGGCAAGGCAGCAGTAGCAGAACTCAACAAACTCGGACTCAAACCAGCTTATCATCAACTTGATGTCATCGATAGAAAAAGCATAGAAAGATTCAGAGACCAC ATCAAGAAGAATCATGGAGGTATCGATATTTTAGTCAACAACGCAGCCGTCGCTAATAGTGTCGAACTGTATAATAACTACGAGGAATGTAAATATATTGTCGACATCAATTACAAGAGCTTGCTGACCATTCAAGAATTACTGTTCCCACTTATAAGGGATAATGGAAGAATTGTCAACATCTCCAGCGATTGTGGACATTTGTCTAACATTAGAAACAAATACTGGATCGACAGACTATCGAAGAAAGACCTCACAGTTAAGGATGTCAACGAATTCGTCGATTGGTTCTTAGAAGGTGTGAAGAATGGTACATTTAACTATGATGACATTGCTGACGGTGGAACTGTGGCTGCGTACAGAGTTGCAAAAGTTGGTGTTAGTGCATTAACTATTTTGCAGCAGAAGGAATTGGAACCCCGCAATATCTCGGTCAACTCTATGCATCCTGGATTGGTCAGAACTGACATGACGGTCGGCGCAGGATTCTACAGTACCGATGAGGCGGCAGAGACGCCTGTATATTTGGCGCTGGACGCCCCCCAAAGCCTGAAAGGGCAATACGTGTGGTATGACAGGAAGGTGCTAGATTGGTACGACTATAAGGCGGATTGGTTCTTTAAAACTAGCACCTTGAAGTCTTAA